The stretch of DNA CAAGGTGCGTTCGACGACCCAACGCCACCGGCCAAGCCTTTCGCGTGACTCTACGCCGTAACGCGCGATCCGAGCTGCAATGCCCCGACTGCGCAGCCAGGCCCGATGGGCTCTTGAAGCGTACGCTCGATCGGCATGCAGCTTACCAGGACGTTTACGCGCACGGCCTGCCAGCCCCTTAACTGCGGGGATTGACTCTACCAGCGGGATGAGGAAACGCGAGTCGTGTACCTGCGCGCCTGAGATCTGAGCTACTAACGGAAGCCCACGCTCATCCACCAGCAGATGATGTTTGCTTCCGAGTTTGCCGCGATCGGTTGGGTTTCGGCCCGTGTGCTCGCCTCCGGCAGGTGCCGGTACGCTTGCAGCATCAACGCAAGCTCGATCCCACATGATCTGGTCATGCTCTCGGAGCCTTCGCAAAATCGCCTCGTGTATACGCTGCCAAACGCCAGCAAGCATCCATTCGTGCAGGCGACGCCAGCATGTCATGCCGCTGCCGCAGCCGAGTTCGCGCGGCAGGTACTCCCACGGTATTCCAGTCTTGAGGACAAACAGGATCCCGGTCAGGGCCGCGCGATCATCGATACGCGGGCGTCCGCCTTTCGGCGATCGGTGATGGGCCGGAAGATGAGCTGCTATAAGCGACCACAGGTCTTCAGGAAGTAGTGCTCGGGCCATGGCATCAGTCCGTCTACGAACACGGACACTATGTTAGTGCCCGGACTGAGCCTGCGTAGGTCTGCTTCCGACCCAAAGCAGTCATTGAAACACGACGTTATCGCGAGCCTGCACGTCGTTTTTGCTTAACAGCTTTCCATATCTGCCATACATTTCTGATCATGGGCGCTGCATACGCGACAACGAAAACGATTGGCACGGATGAGAGAAAAATTGCAAGGTCGGTGCGTGCTGGACTCCTGTTAAAAAAGTAGATCAGCCCTCCGGTTGCAACCCCGAAAACAAATCCAGATCCTACGAACTTGAGCACAGCGATGATCGATTCGCGCATAGCTCTTTCTAATGAGTCTGTCATGCTGCTTTCTTGAAGCTTAGGGATTATTGTCGGTTTGTGGGGGGATTACCGAAGGACCGCTTGTGGCCGAAAGCGGACGGTCGGTATGGCTCAGTGTACGAGCATGTTGCCGTCAGAGCAAGTAACAGGTTTTGTTAGGCGTTCTAAGGCCTTCTAAGCGCAAATTTGCGAGCATCTGGAAACATGTTGCGCGCGATCTTGATTGTCATGGGACATAGGCGATAGCAGTGAATGGGGAGTTGCAGCGCATGGCCACGCCTCGATCGTCCTCTTGTAGCATTATTGCCCGGCCGAATTCCTCGGGCTGGGCAAGGCACTCACGCCACTTCCACGCGTAGTTTGCGCATAGGTTCCTTTTCTCCCACAGCTCGATCTGCTTCAAGGCCTCCCGCTTAATCCAGGTGCCGGGCTGGCCTGATTGATACAGCAGATCGGCCACAGCGCAATGAAACGCGAGCTGCCGGCGCTCCTGCTCTTTTTTCTCTGCCAAGACCTTGCGACGGTGTTCGAGCTTCTGCTCGCGCGTCAGGTTGTCTCGGTTGTTCCATTCCTCGGCGGATGGTAGTACGCGCTCCAACCCGGCCAAGTCTGCGGCGCGGTTCGCCTCAAGCAGATCGTGTAAGGCCTGCAGCTGGCAGCGCGCCGGCGCGTAGGCCGGACGAAGCCCGGCCGCATCTGATTCGGCCACGGCTTGATTCACACCCTTGCTGATCCCTGCCATGAGCTCGGCGCTGAAGATAATGCTCTGCAAATCTTTCGTCGCCATCACGATTTCCCTTTCCGTATCACTACTCTTTTGTCATGCCATGGTACGTCTCGAGCCAACGTCAACTCAAGAAATATTGTTTCGACGCCGCCGGAGGCGGCCTGTATGCTCAAGTCGACAGAGACTGTGGCGGTGCTGCTCAAGGCTGTGGCTGATTCCAGAGACATCTTTGAACGCGGAAGCGTCGTATCGGACAAGATCAGCGATGCGGCTGCAAATCTGCTGCACTCCTCGCACGTCTCGCGCGGCAATAGCGCAAGGTCTCGATCGTTAGTGTGACAAGCGGCCGGTAGACCGTGTCGCAGGATGGACTGAGCGATCGATAACCTCGGGGGAGTACTTCGGTTGTTTCTTCATAGCTCAAGTTTTTTAAAAATAGAGCATCTACAAAAACCGGGGAAATTCACTATGAAAGAAATCGCTTATATTTCTTGCCGTCACGGTTTCGAAAGCGAAGTTACCTTTTCCTAGAACTTTGTCGAAAAGGATTCCTGTGATGATGGGTTCTTTATCCGCGCGCAGTCGGTTCCAAGGTCGGATAGGGGAATTATTGGCTAGCCGACGGTCGATGTCGCGACGGAGATTGCCGGCAACCATATTGTAGACATGAGGGCGTAAATATCTACCTTCTTGAATCAGGGCGGCGGTCTCCCGCATCGTGTACCAGAGAACATTCCAGACCTGAGCGAGTGATACCCGCTCCAGGCAATATCGGATCGATTCAGCAACCTTTGGGGAGAAAATAGCCTCCTTGGAAAAACGGTAGCGCTCGCATAGTTCGCCAAAATAGCGTTCGCATTCTGCCTCGGCAACCATGGACCAAAGCTCAGCAACCGACACAAGATCACGCTGGTCAAGCACCATTTCCAGCGAACCCAGAATACTTTCGATGGGCGCCCCATCCTTGGGGAGGGCTAACGTCCAGTTGACCTCTTGAGGTGGAAAGTTAAATGTGCCTGATACATCGTCGACGATGATGTATGCCTTCGAGCTCCACGAGGGCGCCGGGGCAATAATCCCTTCCTTATATAGGTGCAGATAGATAGCTGTCGCCATCTCCTCTGTCGGAGCAAAGTTCCCTGCTTGTGTCCCTAAGGACATGATCTGCCGCCCTTGCCAACACTCTCCAGCGGCCCTAAGTAAAGAATAGAGAAGGAATGCCTCAGTGTATCCAAAAGCACTATAGTCAATTGGATCCAGAGGTGCACCAAGCGCTGTAAGCATATTTGCAACTTGAGCCTTCTTGCGCTCATCTTCTGCTACCGCTTCAGCTACGCGTTTATGTTCGGCCGCTTGTGTGCACTTCTGACAGCGGTGCACATGGCCTTTCCTGACGAATGACCTAGCCGCATCAACAAACTGCTGTCGCGAAGTAATCTCTGGCGCGGTCCCGCAATCGTGGCATCTGATCCCCTTAATGTATGATCGACATGAAGCACCGATCAGCGCGAGTAAGTCCCGCTGTGCCCATCCGCTTCGCTGTTGCAGGGCCGTTACTTTTTCACTCCAAGTTCCATTGTTCTCTAGGGACCAATATCGCAAGCAGAGATCGAGTGTTTGTTCGTTGTCGGTGAGGAAACAGAGGATAGGGGTAGGTTTACAGATCATTGCAATTGAACATCAAGCCTTGAGATGCATGATTCCGAGCCCCTAATGTAATAGGTGACGTAGGAACCAGCGGATGTGCTGTGGGAGGAGCAGTGGGGTAGGTCAAAATGCAGAGTATACTCCGAAGACTTAATCATACCGCAAGGACATGATTTCTCCTAAATAGGGAGGAATCTTGGATCCAGGGCTGGCCTTTGCGAAGGTCTTACGAAAAGTTCGAAAGCAGGCAGGGTTGACGCAAGAGCAACTAGCAAATAATGCAGGTGTTGACCGGACTTTTATCAGCCTTGTGGAACGAGGTATCAACCAGCCATCCGTGCGAGTCCTTTTCAGGCTTGCCGCAGCGCTCGGTGTCTCACCAACGGAGCTGATCAATATGACAGAACATCAGTCCAGCCAGGACTGACCAAGCGCTTGCTGCCTCCGAGCCGCCCCAAACGTGACTGCTTTGCTCAGATGGCGGGTTGTCTCAGCTTCCGCCGGCATTGAGGCTTCTGCAATGACGCCGGCGCAAATTTGCCGTCCACGACGGTGCCAGTACCATCGGCAAGGCGGTAGGGTTGACGAACGACCAATTCCGTTAGAAAGCCCCGCATGAGACAATATGTGCTTTGCCCCAGCGGGCACGTACAACTCATCCACGACCGGCAGAACTATTTGCCAAGGCACAGAGCAGGCAATGAACGTTATAGAACATAAATTCAACGAAGACGAGAGCAGTGGAGAAGTTGTGCCCGATGAGCTCTCGAGCAGCACTATGTCTAGAACATCCCGGCGCTTTGAGATGCTGGAAAAGACGATCCGAAGGTCCACAGGCAAAGCGATCATGGAGTTCAACATGATCGAAGAGGGGGACTTGGTCATGGTGTGTCTTTCCGGAGGCGCCGACAGCTACACGATGCTGGAAACCTTGCGTCACCTCCAGCGCATCGCCCCCGTAAATTTTGAGCTGATCGCAGTCAACTTGGACCAGAAGCAGCCAGGCTTCCCGGAACATGTTCTGCCAACATACCTTGATAGCATCGGTGTTCGCTATCAAATCGTTGAGCAAGACACTTACAGCATCGTCAAGGAAAAAATTGCGCCTGGGAAGACTACATGTTCGTTGTGCTCTCGGTTGCGCCGCGGCATCTTGTATCGCACCGCTAAAGAACTCGGAGCCACAAAAATCGCCCTTGGGCACCACCGCGACGATATCCTGCATACGTTCATGCTGAACATGTTTTACGGCGGATCGATCAAGAGCATGCCACCGAAACTTCTTGCGGATGACGGCGAGAACGTCGTTATTCGGCCTTTGGCATACTGCAGAGAGGGAGATATCAAGAAGTATGCGGCGGCAATGGGCTTCCCCATCATTCCATGCAACCTGTGTGGATCTCAACCTAACCTGCAGCGTCAGGCGATGCGCGAGATGCTGAACCAATGGGAAAAGACTAACCCACTCTGGATTCGGAGCATGGTGACGGCAATGCAGAATGTTGTTCCGTCACATATGATGGATCGCTCACTCTTCAACTTTAATTCATTCAAGGTCGAGACTGAGCGGAATATCGAAGGCGATACACTTTTTGACTCGCAGGATAAAGTCAACAACGAGCAAAACGTGGTCAAGTTCGTTTAAGAGTATCTAACAAAAATCGCTGGTGTACGGCCGGCAGATGAGTGCGCAGGCGAGCGGAAGATGACCTTGGAAAACATCCACTCGTCGCACGTGCCGGATCAGTGGTTTATGCTGCAATAGTACGCGCACGTAATCAAACACGATACGCTCGGCAGGTTCTCCTTGCAGGTTCTCAGAATATTTCACAATGTCTCAGAAAAATTCGCAGTGACTTCGCAGTAGTTTTCCCTAGTCCGCAGTGGTTTTGCTTCAGTCCGGCAAAGCCACTACAAAGCGCGATCATTGATGACGATAGTTATCAATTTTCGAAACAATCAGTTGCCACCAGCCGATCTTCTCGACGATCGGGCTCCTCCTTATAGTTTGCCTGTGTCCAGCTCACCTCGCCGTTCTTCAACGCCGACGTGAGCGGACCGGTCAATCACCCATTCAACGTCGCCTTGATGGCGCATCGAAAGCAGGAGAAGAGTTATGGCACGTCATGTTCGTTTTCACAAAACCGGTGGTCCTGAAGTTCTGCAAATCGACGAGGTTCCTACTCCGGAGCCGAAGGCTGGCGAAGTACGCATCAGCGTCCGCGCGTTGGGTCTGAACCGCGCCGAGAGCATGTACCGCACCGGTCGCTACGTGATCGAGCCTACCTTCCCGGCCACCATGGGATATGAGGCATCGGGTGTGATCGACGCCGTCGGCGCGGGAGTAGACGGTCTGGCGGTCGGCGATTCGGTCGCCGTCATCCCGGCCTTCATGTTCGACCAGTACGGCCTGTATGGCGATCTCGTGATCGCCCCGTCCCGCGCCGTGGTCAAGAATCCGGCTGGCGTGAGCTGGGAAGCCGCGGCAGCCACCTGGATGCCGTTCACGACAGCCTGGGGCGCCCTGATCGACCTGGCTGGCCTGGGCAAAGGCGAATTCGTAGTCCTGTCGGCAGCGTCGAGCAGTGTCGGCCTGGCCGCGATGCAGATCGCCGAGTCGGTCGGTGCTACCCCGATCGCCATTACCCGCAAAGGCGAAAAGGTCGACGAACTGAAGCAGGCAGGCTTTACCCACGTCCTGCAGACCGGCCTGGACGACATCACTGCAGAGATCATGCGCATCACCGGCGGCGCCGGCGCACGCGTGGTCTTCGATCCGGTCGGCGGCCCCGACTTCGAAAACATCGTCAAGGCGACGAGCAAGGATGCGATCGTGTTCATCTATGGTGCACTGAGCCACGACGTAACCCCGGTGCCGGTGCTGCACGTGCTCGGCAAGCACACGACGATTCGCGGCTACGAATTCATCGAAGTCACCACTGATGACGAGAAGCTCGCCCGCGCGAAGGCATTCATCACCGAAGGCCTGAGCGCTGGAAAGTTTAGCCCG from Massilia varians encodes:
- the ttcA gene encoding tRNA 2-thiocytidine(32) synthetase TtcA, with amino-acid sequence MSRTSRRFEMLEKTIRRSTGKAIMEFNMIEEGDLVMVCLSGGADSYTMLETLRHLQRIAPVNFELIAVNLDQKQPGFPEHVLPTYLDSIGVRYQIVEQDTYSIVKEKIAPGKTTCSLCSRLRRGILYRTAKELGATKIALGHHRDDILHTFMLNMFYGGSIKSMPPKLLADDGENVVIRPLAYCREGDIKKYAAAMGFPIIPCNLCGSQPNLQRQAMREMLNQWEKTNPLWIRSMVTAMQNVVPSHMMDRSLFNFNSFKVETERNIEGDTLFDSQDKVNNEQNVVKFV
- a CDS encoding zinc-dependent alcohol dehydrogenase family protein — encoded protein: MARHVRFHKTGGPEVLQIDEVPTPEPKAGEVRISVRALGLNRAESMYRTGRYVIEPTFPATMGYEASGVIDAVGAGVDGLAVGDSVAVIPAFMFDQYGLYGDLVIAPSRAVVKNPAGVSWEAAAATWMPFTTAWGALIDLAGLGKGEFVVLSAASSSVGLAAMQIAESVGATPIAITRKGEKVDELKQAGFTHVLQTGLDDITAEIMRITGGAGARVVFDPVGGPDFENIVKATSKDAIVFIYGALSHDVTPVPVLHVLGKHTTIRGYEFIEVTTDDEKLARAKAFITEGLSAGKFSPQIAKVFPFEEIVEATRFLESNAQFGKIVVKL
- a CDS encoding helix-turn-helix domain-containing protein, producing MDPGLAFAKVLRKVRKQAGLTQEQLANNAGVDRTFISLVERGINQPSVRVLFRLAAALGVSPTELINMTEHQSSQD
- a CDS encoding IS5 family transposase, yielding MARALLPEDLWSLIAAHLPAHHRSPKGGRPRIDDRAALTGILFVLKTGIPWEYLPRELGCGSGMTCWRRLHEWMLAGVWQRIHEAILRRLREHDQIMWDRACVDAASVPAPAGGEHTGRNPTDRGKLGSKHHLLVDERGLPLVAQISGAQVHDSRFLIPLVESIPAVKGLAGRARKRPGKLHADRAYASRAHRAWLRSRGIAARIARYGVESRERLGRWRWVVERTLGWLHRFRRLRIRHERRADVHQAFLSLACSLICWRYVERFC